A segment of the Staphylococcus ratti genome:
GATGCAGCACTTATGATTCATCCAGGAAATGAAACGTATCCAACGATTCCGACGTTGGCAGTGGATGTATTAGACATCAAATTTTACGGGCGCAGTGCGCATGCTTCGGAAAATGCTGAAGAAGCGAGAAATGCTTTAGATGCAATGCTGAGCTTTTTTAACGGTGTGGCACAATTAAGACAACATATTCTTAAATCAGAACGCGTTCATGGTGTTATTTTAGATGGTGGTAAAGCAGCTAATATTATTCCTGATTTTACACATGCACGTTTTTATACACGTGCCACAACAAGAAAATCTTTGGACGTACTTACTGAACGTGTGCATCAAATTGCGAAAGGTGCTGCGATTCAAACAGGTTGTGATTATGAGTTTGGTCCTATACAAAACGGGGTAAACGAATTTGTCAGAACCTCGACGTTAGATGCTTTATTTGAAGCGTATGCGACGGAATTAGGCGAGGAAGTGAGCCATGATGGTTTTGGATACGGCTCAACAGATACAGGGAATGTGAGTCATGTTGTTCCGACGATTCATCCGCATATAAAAATTGGGCCGCGGAGTTTAGTAGGACACACACATCGTTTCAGAGAAGCTGCAGCTAGTCCTATGGGAGATAAAGCATTGATTAAAGGTGCCAAAATTATCGCATTGATGGGGGTGTCTTTAATACAAGATGATGCATTGCTTTGTTCAATACGCAAGGAACATCAACTATTAAGGGAGAAATTATAAATGAGGGGACATTCAATTTTAAAACTGGGAGAGTTATATGATAAGGACGTCGTTT
Coding sequences within it:
- a CDS encoding M20 family metallopeptidase, whose product is MSHQIHERPEIGNEELFASRLLIDHLIEHGFEVEKDIAGHSTGFIARYESDKPGPTISYLAEYDALPGLGHACGHNIIGTSSVLAGIALKQVIDDIGGNVIVFGCPAEEGGENGSAKASYVKEGLLNGVDAALMIHPGNETYPTIPTLAVDVLDIKFYGRSAHASENAEEARNALDAMLSFFNGVAQLRQHILKSERVHGVILDGGKAANIIPDFTHARFYTRATTRKSLDVLTERVHQIAKGAAIQTGCDYEFGPIQNGVNEFVRTSTLDALFEAYATELGEEVSHDGFGYGSTDTGNVSHVVPTIHPHIKIGPRSLVGHTHRFREAAASPMGDKALIKGAKIIALMGVSLIQDDALLCSIRKEHQLLREKL